A genomic window from Fusarium falciforme chromosome 2, complete sequence includes:
- a CDS encoding Putative kinetochore protein NUF2, with amino-acid sequence MAYNPRMSIIPTSQQQSRPRKKEEEADAFMRLSDREIVGCITEIGINFTVADLQKPNAVHIQQIFEWFAELLLNATRETVEPAMRAAAEDICGEFADVIPPDTRNLMGFYVSLRRLLFECGITDFSFNDLYRPTYDRLVKIFSYVINFVRFRESQTSVIDQHYNKAESTKTRIETLYAENLENEGRLEDMRHNQKAMEAQVREKTMRNEELKKRLLELRRNQEKVAARLEDAKQKKGELTALLEQKTQEKVTLKQESTKLRPYVLQSPSALQDNLTELREILNNDKSHIDALDRRARALQTSTDSFSVVSTDVASCIKILDEIALELSKEEEELARNAKQRDALSERNNNAHEVERAEGLLKRQLSKWTERTEKLRERSNQKAQEAKERMQELSAVHKQLTAERTEKGKEMEVRRVRIEQTEKKMLDLKENIENEVHSAHEEYRKMEAHIELYIAEMEQAIA; translated from the exons ATGGCGTACAACCCGAGAATGAGCATTATCCCAACCTCGCAGCAGCAGTCGCGGCCGcgaaagaaggaagaagaggccgaCGCCTTCATGCGTCTATCGGACCGCGAAATCGTGGGCTGCATCACCGAAATTGGCATCAACTTCACCGTCGCGGACCTTCAGAAACCGAATGCCGTCCATATTCAGCAGATATTTGAGTGGTTCGCCGAGCTACTCCTCAATGCGACGCGCGAGACTGTCGAGCCAGCCATGCGCGCTGCCGCCGAAGACATCTGCGGCGAGTTTGCGGATGTTATCCCCCCGGACACACGCAACCTGATGGGCTTCTACGTCTCGCTGCGGAGGCTCCTATTTGAGTGCGGAATCACCGACTTCAGCTTCAACGACCTGTACCGACCTACATACGATCGCCTGGTTAAGATCTTCAGCTACGTGATCAACTTTGTGCGGTTCCGGGAATCGCAGACCAGCGTCATCGACCAGCACTATAACAAGGCAGAGTCGACCAAGACACGCATCGAGACTCTCTACGCCGAGAACCTGGAGAACGAGGGTCGGCTGGAAGATATGCGACACAACCAGAAAGCGATGGAGGCCCAGGTCCGAGAGAAGACGATGAGAAACGAAGAACTCAAGAAGAGGCTGCTGGAGCTCCGAAGGAACCAAGAAAAGGTCGCCGCGCGACTCGAGGATGCGAAGCAAAAGAAGGGCGAGCTCACGGCTTTGCTGGAGCAAAAGACACAAGAAAAGGTCACATTGAAGCAGGAGAGCACCAAGTTGCGACCCTATGTGCTTCAGAGCCCTTCGGCTCTTCAAGATAACTTGACGGAGCTTCGCGAGATTCTCAACAACGATAAGTCCCACATCGACGCTCTGGATCGCCGAGCCAGAGCTCTTCAGACTTCGACAGACTCCTTCTCTGTCGTTTCCACAGATGTAGCATCCTGTATCAAGATCCTGGACGAGATTGCATTGGAGCtgtccaaggaggaggaggaactgGCGCGTAACGCAAAGCAACGAGACGCTCTCTCGGAGCGCAATAACAACGCTCATGAGGTGGAGCGCGCCGAGGGTCTCCTTAAGCGCCAGCTTTCCAAGTGGACAGAGCGGACGGAGAAGCTCCGCGAGCGCAGCAACCAAAAGGCacaggaggccaaggagaggaTGCAAGAGCTCAGCGCAGTGCACAAGCAGCTCACAGCTGAGCGCaccgagaagggcaaggagatggaggtcCGACGTGTAAGGATCGAACAAaccgagaagaag ATGCTCGACCTGAAGGAGAACATTGAGAACGAAGTTCACAGCGCACACGAAGAGTATCGAAAGATGGAGGCTCATATCGAGCTGTACATTGCAGAGATGGAGCAGGCTATTGCTTAG